One window of Tachysurus vachellii isolate PV-2020 chromosome 21, HZAU_Pvac_v1, whole genome shotgun sequence genomic DNA carries:
- the heyl gene encoding hairy/enhancer-of-split related with YRPW motif-like protein, whose amino-acid sequence MKRPHDYSSPDSDADELIDVGQEDSYSSVTGSMSPGSTSQILARKKRRGIIEKRRRDRINHSLSELRRLVPSAFEKQGSSKLEKAEILQMTVDHLKLLHAMGSKGYFDARALAVDYRTLGFRECVGEVVRYLSSLDGADSSDPIGARLVSHLSHCASELDPLHQSPATLAFPPWPWGSFPQLSASSSPASPSTFPPANRRDMATHAAATLLAYPSPTVCLAPLGNQGALLSPALSPVHRMSSVSSHPHRLAVPSTESSTVPSPLHSIPPCSHNSSSPSSNSSSSSPSSSSAGHPQVSFRPFVALRSPAELIRISKSAHTWGTEIGAF is encoded by the exons ATGAAGAGACCTCATGATTACAGCTCTCCAGATTCAGATGCAGACGAGCTGATCGACGTTGGGCAGGAGGACAGTTACAG TTCTGTCACTGGGTCCATGTCTCCCGGCAGCACTTCACAGATCCTAGCCCGCAAGAAGAGAAGAGGG atCATTGAGAAGAGGCGCAGAGACAGGATCAACCATAGTCTGTCAGAGCTCAGGAGACTCGTCCCCAGCGCCTTTGAGAAACAG GGGTCATCTAAACTCGAGAAGGCTGAGATTCTTCAAATGACAGTGGATCATCTCAAATTGTTGCATGCCATGGGTTCAAAAG GTTATTTTGATGCTCGTGCCTTGGCAGTAGACTATAGAACGTTGGGATTTCGTGAGTGTGTTGGTGAGGTGGTGAGGTACCTCAGCTCTCTGGATGGTGCAGATTCTTCAGATCCTATTGGTGCCCGTTTGGTGTCCCACCTGAGTCATTGTGCCAGTGAGCTTGACCCTCTGCATCAGAGCCCAGCCACCCTGGCCTTTCCTCCTTGGCCTTGGGGCTCCTTTCCTCAGCTCAGTGCCTCCTCAAGCCCAGCCTCTCCTTCCACCTTTCCTCCTGCCAACCGCCGAGACATGGCCACTCATGCTGCTGCAACTCTCCTGGCGTACCCCTCACCGACCGTGTGTTTGGCACCGCTGGGAAACCAGGGGGCGCTTTTAAGCCCTGCATTATCTCCAGTGCACAGGATGTCCTCTGTTTCATCGCACCCTCATAGACTGGCAGTGCCATCCACAGAGAGCTCGACTGTTCCTTCACCTTTGCATTCTATACCACCTTGTTCTCATaactcctcctccccctcctctaattcctcttcatcttcccCTTCCTCTTCATCCGCTGGTCATCCTCAGGTTTCTTTCAGACCCTTCGTTGCTCTGAGGTCTCCAGCCGAACTGATAAGGATCAGCAAGTCAGCGCACACTTGGGGAACAGAGATCGGGGCCTTCTGA
- the LOC132837580 gene encoding coagulation factor XI-like, which yields MHQVQELKVDVDFPGDDILQIYSPDVQHCQLACTQHPSCLFFTFLRSDWDKDNRAFHCYLKHTATGSPSKVAKLKGVTSGFKLMHQGNKTNTCLSSTYQDVDFTGSDYVQLNLNTFDECQKQCTSDPDCKFFSFTAMTFPHAENRKKCFLKFRWTFPTPSVLIITPGLVSGFSDSLQKEECKEEIFANIENDIENIPAVSPQHCQFLCSTHPRCTHFTYTTSKYSTKPGINMHCFLKHTDSVSELELVKEEELFSGFPTRNCTPSNVWATERCEGLHFFGHDYHDFKTDTSEICQERCTNNPDCHFYTYVLPSHHDENIRHICYLKQVMTLPRPEKVVYNYGVTSGFSLRDCKSSGN from the exons ATGCACCAGG TCCAGGAGCTGAAGGTGGACGTGGACTTTCCGGGAGATGATATTCTGCAGATTTACTCCCCAGATGTCCAGCACTGTCAGCTGGCCTGCACACAACACCCTTCCTGCTTGTTCTTCACGTTTTTACGCTCTGATTGGGACAAGGACAACAG GGCATTTCACTGCTACCTGAAGCACACAGCCACTGGATCCCCATCTAAGGTTGCAAAGCTGAAGGGTGTGACCTCAGGCTTCAAACTTATGCACCAGGGTAACAAAACAA ATACCTGTTTGTCATCTACATATCAGGACGTAGATTTCACAGGATCAGACTATGTCCAGTTGAACCTAAATACTTTTGATGAGTGCCAGAAGCAATGCACCAGTGATCCAGATTgcaaatttttttcatttacagcaatGACCTTCCCACATGCAGAAAACAG GAAAAAGTGCTTCCTAAAATTTCGCTGGACTTTTCCAACACCATCAGTACTCATAATAACACCCGGTCTTGTATCAGGGTTTTCAGATTCATTGCAAAAAGAAG AATGTAAGGAGGAGATCTTTGCTAACATTGAGAATGACATTGAGAACATCCCTGCTGTCTCACCTCAACACTGTCAGTTTTTGTGTAGCACACATCCCCGCTGCACACATTTCACCTACACAACCTCCAAATATTCTACGAAGCCTGG GATCAACATGCATTGTTTCCTAAagcatacagacagtgtaagtGAGCTAGAGCtggtaaaagaagaagaactttTTTCTGGATTTCCAACACGAAATTGCACGCCCTCAAatg TTTGGGCAACAGAACGCTGTGAAGGCCTGCACTTCTTTGGACATGATTACCATGACTTTAAAACAGATACATCTGAGATCTGTCAAGAAAGGTGCACAAACAATCCAGACTGCCATTTTTACACTTATGTCCTACCTTCTCACCATGATGAGAATATCAG gCATATATGTTATTTGAAGCAAGTCATGACTCTACCCAGACCTGAAAAGGTGGTGTACAATTATGGTGTGACATCTGGCTTCTCTCTAAGGGACTGTAAATCTAGTGGGAATTAA